TATTTACGTAGTGAACAAAACGTAACACTTGTTCTTGAAAAAACAAGATTGATGATAATTTGTGGAACTAAAAGGAGGGTCAGCGTATGAATGGTTTTGATTTTGCCAGTATGATTCAAAAAGATCGCAGTGAAAGGAAGCATCAGCAGTTTAGCGGTACCTTGCTGGATTATCTGTCGATTGTCAAAGAAAACCCGAAAGTGACTATGCTGGCTCACCAGCGCATGTATGAACTGTTGTCCGGTCCTGGCGCCGAGGCGGTCAAAACGGAGGAAAACCCCAGGCTGAAGCGGATTCATGGCAGTACGGTTCTGAAACGGTACGCTTTCTTTGCCAATGATTTTTACGGGATTGACAAGAGTATCATGCAGTTGATGCGCTATTTCCACTCGGCGGCCCTGAAAGGGGAGGAAGCCCGCCAGGTGCTCTATCTGGTAGGACCGGTCGGTGCAGGTAAATCGTCCTTGATGGAGGCTTTGAAAAAAGCGCTGGAAATGAGTCCGCCCATCTATGTATTGCAGGACTGCCCGATGCGGGAAGAACCGCTGCATTTAATACCCAAACACTTAAGGCCCCAGTTTGAAGACTTGCTGGGCATAAAAATAGAAGGTGATCTTTGCCCCGTTTGCCGTCACCGGTTAAAGCATGAATTTCACGGAGAATATGAGAAGTTTCCCGTTACCATGTCCGAATTCTCCATCCGTTCCCGCAAAGGCGTCGGGGTGGTGCCGCCGGTAGACCCCAACAACCAGGATACCTCCGTACTGTCCGGTTCGGTGGACATATCCAAGATGGACCTGTATGCCGAAGATGATCCGCGGGTTATGGCCCTGAACGGGGCTTTCAATGTGGGCAACCGGGGCATTGTGGAATTTATTGAAGTCTTTAAGAATGATGTGGAGTATCTGCACACCATGATCACCGCCACTCAGGAGAAATCCATTCCCTCACCGGGCAAGGGTTCGATGATTTACTTTGACGGAATCATCCTGGCCCACTCCAATGAATCGGAATGGAACCGTTTCAAATCAGACCACACCAACGAAGCTATTCTGGACCGGATTGTCAAGGTGGAGGTACCTTATTGCCTGGAACTGGATGAGGAGGTCAAAATTTACCGCAAGATCCTGAAAAACAGTTCCTTTGCGGCCCATATCGCGCCGCATACCATCGAAGTGGCCTCCATGTTCGCCATTCTCAGCCGGCTGACACCGTCGGCTAAGGTGGATGCTTTGACCAAGCTGAAAATTTACAACGGTGAGGAAATTGTGGAGAAAGGCTCTACCAAGAAA
The sequence above is a segment of the Propionispora hippei DSM 15287 genome. Coding sequences within it:
- a CDS encoding PrkA family serine protein kinase; translated protein: MNGFDFASMIQKDRSERKHQQFSGTLLDYLSIVKENPKVTMLAHQRMYELLSGPGAEAVKTEENPRLKRIHGSTVLKRYAFFANDFYGIDKSIMQLMRYFHSAALKGEEARQVLYLVGPVGAGKSSLMEALKKALEMSPPIYVLQDCPMREEPLHLIPKHLRPQFEDLLGIKIEGDLCPVCRHRLKHEFHGEYEKFPVTMSEFSIRSRKGVGVVPPVDPNNQDTSVLSGSVDISKMDLYAEDDPRVMALNGAFNVGNRGIVEFIEVFKNDVEYLHTMITATQEKSIPSPGKGSMIYFDGIILAHSNESEWNRFKSDHTNEAILDRIVKVEVPYCLELDEEVKIYRKILKNSSFAAHIAPHTIEVASMFAILSRLTPSAKVDALTKLKIYNGEEIVEKGSTKKVDMTELRDEARREGMSGISTRFIMKALGAALAEAENDCINPIAVLDTLVKAVKDMAVADDERKRYLSFLQDVLKKEYNKILEKEVTKAFIHGYQEQAESLFNNYLDHAEAFVNATKIKDRNTGEELEPDVKFLQSIEEQIGIGGTAALGFRQDVTAYMFSLLRNGAKIDYRSYEPLKEAIEKKLTVSVKELSRVVTKARVRDGEQDGKYNAMVEEMKRNGYCDHCCNVILKYAANNLWKD